Proteins encoded together in one Xyrauchen texanus isolate HMW12.3.18 chromosome 50, RBS_HiC_50CHRs, whole genome shotgun sequence window:
- the LOC127641202 gene encoding rho-related GTP-binding protein RhoE: MKEGRSVQKLSLQPGMDPSQSVKCKIVVVGDSQCGKTALLHVFAKDCFPENYVPTVFENYTASFEIDKQRIELSLWDTSGSPYYDNVRPLSYPDSDAVIICFDISRPETLDSVLKKWKGEIQEFCPNTKMLLVGCKSDLRTDLTTLVELSNHRQTPVSYDQGSAMAKQISAPYIECSAVQSENSVRDIFHVATLACVNKNNKNIKHNKSARSTKRISHMPSRPDLAAVATDLRKDKAKSCTVM, translated from the exons ATGAAGGAGGGAAGATCTGTCCAGAAACTCTCCCTGCAGCCCGGTATGGATCCGAGTCAGAGCGTCAAATGTAAGATAGTGGTAGTTGGAGACAGTCAATGTGGGAAAACCGCTCTGCTACACGTTTTTGCCAAGGACTGTTTCCCGGAG AATTATGTGCCGACTGTGTTTGAGAATTACACAGCAAGTTTTGAGATTGACAAGCAGAGAATAGAGCTCAGCTTGTGGGACACTTCTG GTTCCCCATATTATGACAACGTCAGACCTCTCTCGTACCCGGACTCAGATGCCGTCATCATATGCTTTGACATCAGCCGACCAGAAACCCTGGATAGTGTCTTAAAGAAG TGGAAAGGAGAGATCCAGGAATTTTGTCCCAACACAAAGATGCTGCTTGTCGGATGCAAGTCGGACCTCAGAACGGACCTCACAACTTTAGTGGAACTGTCCAATCACAGACAGACGCCTGTGTCATATGATCAG GGTTCAGCTATGGCTAAGCAGATATCAGCGCCTTATATCGAATGTTCTGCAGTACAGTCTGAGAACAGCGTGCGGGACATTTTCCATGTTGCAACGTTGGCTTGCGTGAATAagaacaacaaaaacatcaaGCACAACAAATCGGCACGCTCCACCAAACGCATCTCGCATATGCCGAGTCGGCCAGACCTGGCTGCCGTGGCAACAGACCTACGCAAAGACAAAGCAAAGAGCTGCACGGTCATGTAA